One genomic window of Carassius auratus strain Wakin chromosome 14, ASM336829v1, whole genome shotgun sequence includes the following:
- the LOC113113715 gene encoding dual specificity protein kinase CLK4-like isoform X2, producing the protein MYDWFDHHGHICIAFELLGLSTYDFLKENSFQPFSMNHIRHMAYQIIRAVRFLHKSKLTHTDLKPENILFINSEFDIKYNPKMKRDERTVKNPDVKVVDFGNATYEHEHHTSVVSTRHYRAPEVILDLGWSHSCDVWSVGCILIEYYLGSTLFQTHDSKEHLAMMERVLGPIPTHMLQKTRKKRYVHHDKLDWEVHSSSGRYVRKKCKPLRQYMASSGSDHVQLFDLIERMLEYDVTKRITLDEAIKHPFFDLIRKTKK; encoded by the exons ATGTATGACTGGTTTGATCACCACGGACACATCTGCATCGCCTTTGAGCTGCTGGGCTTGAGCACGTATGATTTTCTGAAGGAAAATAGCTTTCAGCCCTTCTCTATGAACCACATCAGGCACATGGCCTACCAGATCATCAGAGCAGTCAGAT TTCTTCACAAGAGTAAGCTGACACACACTGACTTGAAACCAGAGAACATCCTCTTTATTAATTCAGAGTTTGACATCAAGTACAATCCAAAAATG AAGAGGGATGAGAGAACGGTAAAGAATCCTGATGTGAAAGTAGTTGATTTTGGGAATGCAACATACGAGCATGAGCATCACACCTCAGTGGTGTCCACTCGACATTACCGAGCTCCAGAGGTTATTCTGG ATCTAGGCTGGAGTCATTCCTGTGATGTGTGGAGTGTGGGTTGCATTCTTATTGAGTATTATTTGGGATCGACTCTATTTCAG ACACATGACAGTAAAGAGCATCTGGCCATGATGGAGCGAGTGCTGGGCCCTATACCCACACACATGCTGCAGAAAACAAG GAAGAAGAGATACGTTCACCATGATAAGCTGGACTGGGAGGTTCACAGCTCCTCGGGTCGTTATGTTCGGAAGAAGTGCAAGCCGTTGAGA CAATACATGGCATCCAGTGGCTCTGACCATGTACAGCTGTTTGATCTCATAGAGAGGATGCTGGAATATGATGTCACGAAGCGGATCACCCTGGATGAAGCCATCAAACACCCTTTTTTCGACTTGATCAGGAAGACAAAGAAATAA
- the LOC113113715 gene encoding dual specificity protein kinase CLK4-like isoform X1 — MRQMRLRSPWLREESLEERMENRKRHRRDSHSSERENKYRKQHHHHKYSDGHYLETRSSNERLEAKDRRAVFKDNEDDSRGACKDKERERGGDRDRSRCRDGDRGRERDRDWHHYSKSSGNSRRSSRHRHRHRHSDSRSHRRKRSRSVEDDEEGHLIYHSGDMLRARYEIVCTLGEGAFGKVVECIDHEKGGARIALKIIKNIDRYRDAAVSEVEVLEQINSLDCDRRYACVRMYDWFDHHGHICIAFELLGLSTYDFLKENSFQPFSMNHIRHMAYQIIRAVRFLHKSKLTHTDLKPENILFINSEFDIKYNPKMKRDERTVKNPDVKVVDFGNATYEHEHHTSVVSTRHYRAPEVILDLGWSHSCDVWSVGCILIEYYLGSTLFQTHDSKEHLAMMERVLGPIPTHMLQKTRKKRYVHHDKLDWEVHSSSGRYVRKKCKPLRQYMASSGSDHVQLFDLIERMLEYDVTKRITLDEAIKHPFFDLIRKTKK; from the exons ATGAGACAAATGCGATTGCGTTCTCCCTGGCTGAGAGAAGAGAGTCTGGAGGAGAGAATGGAGAACAGAAAGAGACACAGACGAGACTCGCACAGCAGCGAGAGAGAGAATAAATACAGGAAACAACACCATCATCACAAGTACAGCGACGG GCATTACCTTGAGACAAGGAGCTCAAATGAAAGGCTGGAAGCTAAAGACAGGCGAGCTGTATTCAAAGACAATGAGGATGACAGCCGAGGTGCTTgtaaagacaaagagagagagcgaggtggaGACCGGGACAGATCCAGGTGCCGTGATGGAGACCGGGGCCGGGAGCGTGATCGAGACTGGCACCATTACAGCAAATCCTCTGGCAACAGCAGGCGGAGCAGCCGGCACAGACACCGGCACCGTCACTCTGACTCG AGGAGCCATCGCAGGAAAAGATCCAGGAGTGTTGAGGATGATGAGGAGGGGCACCTGATCTATCACAGTGGAGACATGCTGAGAGCAAGAT ATGAGATTGTGTGCACACTTGGAGAGGGAGCCTTTGGTAAAGTGGTGGAGTGCATTGATCATGAAAA GGGAGGAGCTCGCATTGCACTGAAGATCATAAAAAACATTGATCGCTATCGTGATGCGGCTGTGTCTGAGGTCGAGGTGCTGGAGCAGATTAACTCACTTGACTGTGACAGAAGATA TGCTTGTGTCCGGATGTATGACTGGTTTGATCACCACGGACACATCTGCATCGCCTTTGAGCTGCTGGGCTTGAGCACGTATGATTTTCTGAAGGAAAATAGCTTTCAGCCCTTCTCTATGAACCACATCAGGCACATGGCCTACCAGATCATCAGAGCAGTCAGAT TTCTTCACAAGAGTAAGCTGACACACACTGACTTGAAACCAGAGAACATCCTCTTTATTAATTCAGAGTTTGACATCAAGTACAATCCAAAAATG AAGAGGGATGAGAGAACGGTAAAGAATCCTGATGTGAAAGTAGTTGATTTTGGGAATGCAACATACGAGCATGAGCATCACACCTCAGTGGTGTCCACTCGACATTACCGAGCTCCAGAGGTTATTCTGG ATCTAGGCTGGAGTCATTCCTGTGATGTGTGGAGTGTGGGTTGCATTCTTATTGAGTATTATTTGGGATCGACTCTATTTCAG ACACATGACAGTAAAGAGCATCTGGCCATGATGGAGCGAGTGCTGGGCCCTATACCCACACACATGCTGCAGAAAACAAG GAAGAAGAGATACGTTCACCATGATAAGCTGGACTGGGAGGTTCACAGCTCCTCGGGTCGTTATGTTCGGAAGAAGTGCAAGCCGTTGAGA CAATACATGGCATCCAGTGGCTCTGACCATGTACAGCTGTTTGATCTCATAGAGAGGATGCTGGAATATGATGTCACGAAGCGGATCACCCTGGATGAAGCCATCAAACACCCTTTTTTCGACTTGATCAGGAAGACAAAGAAATAA
- the LOC113113717 gene encoding guanine nucleotide-binding protein subunit beta-2-like 1, with protein MTEQMTVRGTLKGHSGWVTQIATTPQFPDMILSASRDKSIIMWKLTRDETSYGIPQRALKGHSHFVSDVVISSDGQFALSGSWDSTLRLWDLTTGTTTRRFVGHTKDVLSVAFSADNRQIVSGSRDKTIKLWNTLGVCKYTIQDDSHTEWVSCVRFSPNSSNPIIVSGGWDKTVKVWNLANCKLKTNHIGHTGYLNTVTVSPDGSLCASGGKDGQAMLWDLNEGKHLYTLDGGDNINALCFSPNRYWLCAATGPSIKIWDLEGKIIVDELKQDIITTNSKAEPPQCTCLAWSADGQTLFAGYTDNLIRVWQVTIGTR; from the exons ATGACCGAACAGATGACAGTAAGGGGGACCCTCAAGGGCCATAGTGGATGGGTCACCCAAATCGCCACCACACCCCAGTTTCCCGACATGATTCTTTCCGCGTCCCGGG ACAAGAGCATCATCATGTGGAAGCTGACCCGTGATGAGACCAGCTATGGCATCCCCCAGCGTGCTCTGAAGGGCCATTCCCACTTTGTGAGTGATGTTGTAATCTCGTCTGATGGTCAGTTCGCCCTGTCTGGCTCCTGGGACAGCACCCTGCGCCTGTGGGACCTGACCAC TGGCACTACAACCCGCCGTTTTGTTGGACACACCAAGGATGTTCTGAGCGTGGCTTTCTCTGCTGACAACCGTCAGATCGTGTCTGGATCCAGAGACAAGACCATCAAGCTGTGGAACACCCTGGGAGTCTGCAAGTACACCATCCAG GATGACAGCCACACTGAATGGGTGTCCTGTGTGCGTTTCTCTCCCAACAGCAGCAACCCCATCATTGTGTCCGGCGGATGGGACAAAACGGTCAAG GTATGGAATCTTGCTAACTGCAAGCTGAAGACCAACCACATTGGCCACACTGGATACCTGAACACCGTGACCGTGTCACCTGATGGATCTCTGTGTGCCTCTGGTGGAAAG GATGGACAAGCCATGCTGTGGGACCTGAACGAGGGCAAGCACCTTTACACCCTGGACGGTGGTGACAACATCAATGCCCTTTGCTTCAGCCCCAACCGCTACTGGCTGTGTGCCGCCACTGGACCTAGCATCAAGATCTGG GATCTGGAGGGCAAGATCATTGTTGATGAGCTGAAGCAGGACATCATCACCACCAACAGCAAGGCTGAGCCACCTCAGTGCACTTGTCTGGCCTGGTCTGCTGACGGACAG ACTCTCTTTGCTGGCTACACTGACAACCTGATCAGAGTGTGGCAGGTGACCATTGGAACCAGATAG
- the LOC113113718 gene encoding nucleoside diphosphate kinase homolog 5-like: MECDSPQKQMPAPRIFVERTLALIKPDAIHKTDEIEDLILQSGFTILLKRRLQLSPEQCSDFYAEHYGKLHFPHLTAFMSSGPVVALALARHQAIATWKAIMGPVSSIKARETHPDCLRARFGTCDLRNAVHGSESFSAAEREIRFMFPNSVIEPIPMGDAAKDYLSRYVNPTLLTGLTELSKKKPLDPFTWLADWLMKNNPNKPKISDGAVVEEAAV; encoded by the exons ATGGAGTGCGACAGTCCTCAAAAACAGATGCCTGCTCCTCGTATCTTCGTGGAGAGAACCCTGGCTTTAATCAAACCTGATGCCATCCACAAAACTGATGAAATTGAGGATCTTATTCTTCAATCTGGCTTTACAATTCTTCTG AAAAGAAGACTTCAGCTAAGTCCAGAGCAATGCAGTGATTTCTACGCTGAGCATTATGGGAAGCTGCATTTTCCCCATTTGACTGCCTTCATGAGCTCTGGACCGGTTGTTGCTCTAGCACTGGCCCGACACCAGGCTATTGCCACCTGGAAAGCCATAATGGGACCAGTCAGCAGCATAAAAGCTAGAGAGACACATCCTGACTG TCTGAGAGCGAGATTTGGCACGTGTGACCTGAGAAACGCTGTGCACGGCAGTGAATCCTTCTCTGCTGCGGAGAGGGAGATCAGGTTCATGTTTCCCAACT CTGTGATTGAACCTATTCCTATGGGAGATGCTGCCAAAGATTACCTGAGCCGGTACGTCAACCCAACACTTCTCACCGGACTGACAGAGCTGAGCAAGAAAAAGCCACTGGACCCTTTT ACATGGCTTGCAGACTGGTTGATGAAGAATAACCCCAATAAGCCCAAGATATCTGATGGAGCAGTAGTAGAGGAGGCAGcagtgtga
- the LOC113113719 gene encoding heterogeneous nuclear ribonucleoprotein A/B-like isoform X2, translated as MSDAEQQYMETSENGHEDDLNGAGQYEEGTGEAQAAAPGDTGADDTAGDEEDPQNGSSDGGQIDASKGEEDAGKMFVGGLSWDTSKKDLKDYFSKFGEVTDCTIKMDPNTGRSRGFGFILFKEPASVDKVLAQKEHRLDGRQIDPKKAMAMKKEPVKKIFVGGLNPETTEERIREYFGPFGEIETIELPMDPKTNKRRGFVFITFKEEESVKKVVEKKYHNVSGTKDTTGKEGLCEIKIAQPKEVYQQQQYGGRFGGRGRGRGGQGQNWNQGYNNYWNQGYGNQGYGYGGQQGYGGYGGYGNYDYSGGYYGYGGGYDYSRKATEQEPAVWSQ; from the exons ATGTCAGACGCCGAGCAGCAGTATATGGAAACCTCAGAGAACGGCCACGAGGACGATCTGAACGGAGCCGGGCAGTACGAGGAGGGCACCGGGGAAGCGCAGGCCGCGGCACCGGGAGACACCGGTGCAGACGACACGGCCGGGGACGAGGAAGACCCGCAGAATGGCTCATCGGACGGGGGACAAATTGATGCCAGCAAAGGAGAGGAAGATGCGGG GAAAATGTTTGTTGGAGGGCTCAGCTGGGACACTAGTAAAAAGGATCTTAAAGATTACTTCTCTAAATTTGGAGAGGTGACAGACTGCACCATCAAAATGGACCCCAACACTGGGCGATCAAGGGGATTTGGGTTTATTCTTTTTAAAGAGCCAGCCAGTGTAGACAAG GTTTTAGCACAAAAAGAGCACAGACTTGATGGACGACAGATCGACCCCAAGAAGGCAATGGCCATGAAGAAAGAACCCGTTAAGAAGATCTTTGTCGGTGGCCTGAACCCTGAAACTACAGAAGAGAGGATCCGCGAGTATTTTGGTCCCTTTGGCGAG ATTGAGACTATTGAACTTCCAATGGATCCAAAGACAAATAAGAGGAGAGGGTTTGTCTTCATTACCTTCAAGGAAGAAGAGTCTGTCAAGAAAGTTGTAGAAAAGAAATATCACAACGTCAGTGGAACCAAGGACACGACTGGAAAAGAAGGCCTT TGTGAGATTAAGATTGCACAGCCAAAAGAAGTGTACCAGCAGCAGCAGTATGGAGGTCGTTTCGGAGGAAGAGGAAGGGGGCGTGGAG GCCAGGGTCAGAACTGGAATCAGGGCTACAATAACTACTGGAATCAAGGCTACGGTAACCAAGGTTATGGCTACGGCGGCCAACAAGGTTATGGTGGATACGGAGGCTACGGCAACTATGATTACTCGGGTGGATACTATGGCTACGGCGGCGGATATGACTACA GTCGTAAAGCTACCGAGCAGGAGCCAGCGGTCTGGTCACAGTGA
- the LOC113113719 gene encoding heterogeneous nuclear ribonucleoprotein A/B-like isoform X1 — MSDAEQQYMETSENGHEDDLNGAGQYEEGTGEAQAAAPGDTGADDTAGDEEDPQNGSSDGGQIDASKGEEDAGKMFVGGLSWDTSKKDLKDYFSKFGEVTDCTIKMDPNTGRSRGFGFILFKEPASVDKVLAQKEHRLDGRQIDPKKAMAMKKEPVKKIFVGGLNPETTEERIREYFGPFGEIETIELPMDPKTNKRRGFVFITFKEEESVKKVVEKKYHNVSGTKDTTGKEGLCEIKIAQPKEVYQQQQYGGRFGGRGRGRGGQGQNWNQGYNNYWNQGYGNQGYGYGGQQGYGGYGGYGNYDYSGGYYGYGGGYDYNQGNTSYGKTPRRGAHQGSYKPY, encoded by the exons ATGTCAGACGCCGAGCAGCAGTATATGGAAACCTCAGAGAACGGCCACGAGGACGATCTGAACGGAGCCGGGCAGTACGAGGAGGGCACCGGGGAAGCGCAGGCCGCGGCACCGGGAGACACCGGTGCAGACGACACGGCCGGGGACGAGGAAGACCCGCAGAATGGCTCATCGGACGGGGGACAAATTGATGCCAGCAAAGGAGAGGAAGATGCGGG GAAAATGTTTGTTGGAGGGCTCAGCTGGGACACTAGTAAAAAGGATCTTAAAGATTACTTCTCTAAATTTGGAGAGGTGACAGACTGCACCATCAAAATGGACCCCAACACTGGGCGATCAAGGGGATTTGGGTTTATTCTTTTTAAAGAGCCAGCCAGTGTAGACAAG GTTTTAGCACAAAAAGAGCACAGACTTGATGGACGACAGATCGACCCCAAGAAGGCAATGGCCATGAAGAAAGAACCCGTTAAGAAGATCTTTGTCGGTGGCCTGAACCCTGAAACTACAGAAGAGAGGATCCGCGAGTATTTTGGTCCCTTTGGCGAG ATTGAGACTATTGAACTTCCAATGGATCCAAAGACAAATAAGAGGAGAGGGTTTGTCTTCATTACCTTCAAGGAAGAAGAGTCTGTCAAGAAAGTTGTAGAAAAGAAATATCACAACGTCAGTGGAACCAAGGACACGACTGGAAAAGAAGGCCTT TGTGAGATTAAGATTGCACAGCCAAAAGAAGTGTACCAGCAGCAGCAGTATGGAGGTCGTTTCGGAGGAAGAGGAAGGGGGCGTGGAG GCCAGGGTCAGAACTGGAATCAGGGCTACAATAACTACTGGAATCAAGGCTACGGTAACCAAGGTTATGGCTACGGCGGCCAACAAGGTTATGGTGGATACGGAGGCTACGGCAACTATGATTACTCGGGTGGATACTATGGCTACGGCGGCGGATATGACTACA ACCAGGGCAATACAAGCTATGGAAAAACTCCAAGACGTGGGGCTCACCAGGGTAGCTACAAGCCATACTGA